From the genome of Neomonachus schauinslandi chromosome 5, ASM220157v2, whole genome shotgun sequence, one region includes:
- the LOC110580975 gene encoding LOW QUALITY PROTEIN: GPN-loop GTPase 3-like (The sequence of the model RefSeq protein was modified relative to this genomic sequence to represent the inferred CDS: deleted 1 base in 1 codon) produces MPRYVQLVMGPAGSGKSTYCATMVQHCEALNRSVQVVNLDPAAEHFNYSVMAAIRELIEVDDVMEDDSLRFGPNGGLVFCMEYFANNFDWLENCLGHVEDDYILFDCPVLSCSSCGQIELYTHLPVMKQLVQQLEQWEFRVCGVFLVDSQFMVESFKFISGILAALSAMISLEIPQVNIMTKMDLLSKKAKKEIEKFLDPDMYSLLGDSASDLRSKKFKKLTKAICGLIDDYSMVRFLPYDQSDEESINIVLQHIDFAIQYGEDLEFKEPKEHEDDSSSVFDEYFQGHQKE; encoded by the exons ATGCCTCGGTATGTGCAGCTGGTCATGGGCCCGGCAGGCAGCGGGAAGAGCACCTACTGTGCCACCATGGTCCAGCACTGTGAAGCCCTCAATCGGTCTGTGCAAGTTGTGAACCTCGATCCTGCAGCAGAACACTTCAACTATTCCGTGATGGCTGCCATCCGGGAACTGATTGAGGTGGATGATGTCATGGAGGATGACTCTCTGCGGTTTGGTCCCAATGGAGGATTGGTATTTTGCATGGAGTACTTTGCCAATAATTTTGACTGGCTAGAGAACTGTCTTGGCCACGTAGAGGACGACTATATCCTTTTTGACTGTCCAGTCTTGTCATGTTCTTCATGT GGTCAGATTGAGTTGTATACGCACCTGCCCGTGATGAAACAGCTGGTCCAACAGCTGGAACAGTGGGAGTTCCGAGTTTGTGGAGTTTTTCTCGTTGATTCTCAGTTCATGGTGGAGTCGTTCAAGTTTATTTCTGGCATCTTGGCAGCCCTGAGTGCTATGATCTCTCTAGAAATTCCACAAGTTAACATCATGACAAAAATGGATCTGCTGAGCAAGAAAgctaaaaaggaaattgaaaagttTCTAGACCCAGACATGTATTCTTTATTAGGCGATTCTGCAAGTGACTTAAGaagcaaaaaattcaaaaaattgaCTAAAGCTATATGTGGACTGATTGATGACTACAGCATGGTTCGATTTTTGCCTTACGATCAGTCGGATGAAGAAAGCATAAACATTGTGTTACAGCATATTGATTTTGCCATTCAGTATGGAGAAGACTTAGAATTCAAAGAACCAAAGGAACATGAAGATGACTCTTCTTCTGTGTTTGATGAATATTTTCAAGGACACCAGAAGGAATGA